Proteins found in one Mesorhizobium sp. CAU 1732 genomic segment:
- a CDS encoding PBP1A family penicillin-binding protein has product MDDPFEVRKSRTPRATRLLAVDAWIDSSLYEAGFAAREAWENITIFFRRFRVSGWKRLFVELGSEGFTMGTAGAVILLALAMPAFEETEKDWRSQGDYAVTFLDRYGNEIGQRGIIQRDSVPVDEIPDHVIKAVLATEDRRFFEHFGIDIIGLARAMSENVRANSVVQGGSTLTQQLAKNLFLTNERSIDRKIKEAYLALWLEWNLSKKEILQLYLDRAYMGGGTFGITAAADFYFDKGIKEVNLAEAAMLAGLFKAPGNYAPHINLPAARGRANVVLSNLVDGGFMTEGQVLSARLHPATAVDRGGQESPDYFLDWAFEEVKKIAPRNGPHALVARTTMDMNLQQAAEETVEFHLRQHGQAYRVTEGAMVMMEVNGAVRAIVGGRDYARSQFNRATKALRQTGSSFKPYVYTTAMENGFTPESVVPDAPINWGGWSPKNYGRSFSGRVTLSSALIRSMNTVPVRLAKDHLGIPAIVEETHKMGVESELNGHKTMVLGTSGMTVMDQATGYLTLANGGMAGARHGITQLLTHAGDVVYDFSRDAPEPHRAVSEQAVASMNSIMVQIPETGTARRAALPNIRSAGKTGTTQAYRDAWYVGYTGNYLAAVWLGNDDFSPTNNMTGGSVPAMVWQRLMVYAHQNVELKPIPGIKDPFLKLPPEAAVADSGAAGEGLQQDSERPSLLTPRTTRYLVGLTEEFKAAPRLQMPPEPEALSSL; this is encoded by the coding sequence ATGGACGATCCCTTCGAGGTACGCAAATCGCGGACTCCGCGTGCGACACGGCTGCTCGCCGTCGACGCATGGATCGATTCAAGCCTCTACGAAGCAGGCTTCGCCGCCCGCGAGGCTTGGGAAAACATCACCATCTTCTTCCGCCGTTTCCGCGTCTCGGGCTGGAAGCGTCTGTTCGTCGAACTGGGCAGCGAAGGGTTCACGATGGGCACCGCCGGTGCCGTCATCCTTCTGGCGCTCGCCATGCCGGCCTTCGAGGAGACCGAGAAGGACTGGCGCAGCCAGGGCGATTACGCCGTCACCTTCCTCGACCGCTACGGCAACGAAATCGGCCAGCGCGGCATCATCCAGCGCGATTCCGTTCCCGTCGATGAAATCCCCGACCACGTGATCAAGGCGGTGCTCGCCACCGAGGACCGGCGCTTCTTCGAACATTTCGGCATCGACATCATCGGCCTTGCCCGCGCCATGAGCGAGAACGTGCGCGCGAATTCCGTCGTCCAGGGCGGATCGACGCTGACGCAGCAGCTTGCGAAAAACCTCTTCCTCACCAACGAGCGCTCGATCGATCGCAAGATCAAGGAAGCCTATCTGGCGCTCTGGCTCGAGTGGAACCTGTCGAAGAAGGAAATCCTCCAGCTCTATCTCGACCGCGCCTATATGGGCGGCGGCACGTTCGGCATCACGGCGGCGGCCGATTTCTACTTCGACAAGGGCATCAAGGAGGTCAATCTCGCCGAGGCCGCGATGCTGGCGGGCCTGTTCAAGGCGCCCGGCAACTACGCGCCGCACATCAACCTGCCCGCCGCGCGCGGCCGCGCCAACGTCGTTTTGAGCAACCTCGTCGATGGCGGCTTCATGACCGAGGGCCAGGTTCTGTCGGCGCGTCTGCATCCCGCCACCGCGGTCGATCGCGGCGGCCAGGAAAGCCCCGATTATTTCCTCGACTGGGCCTTCGAGGAGGTCAAGAAGATCGCGCCGAGGAACGGGCCGCACGCGCTCGTCGCGCGCACGACGATGGACATGAACCTCCAGCAGGCGGCCGAGGAGACCGTCGAGTTCCATTTGCGCCAGCACGGCCAGGCCTACCGCGTCACCGAGGGTGCGATGGTGATGATGGAGGTCAACGGCGCGGTCCGCGCCATCGTCGGCGGCCGCGACTATGCGCGCAGCCAGTTCAACCGCGCCACCAAGGCGCTGCGCCAGACCGGCTCGTCGTTCAAGCCCTATGTCTATACCACCGCGATGGAGAACGGCTTTACACCCGAATCGGTCGTTCCCGACGCGCCGATCAACTGGGGCGGCTGGTCGCCCAAGAATTACGGCCGCAGCTTCTCGGGCCGCGTCACCCTGTCGAGCGCGCTGATCCGGTCCATGAACACCGTGCCGGTCCGGCTCGCCAAGGATCATCTCGGCATCCCCGCGATCGTCGAGGAGACGCACAAGATGGGCGTCGAATCTGAACTCAACGGCCACAAGACGATGGTTTTGGGCACGTCGGGCATGACCGTGATGGACCAGGCGACGGGCTATCTGACGCTCGCCAACGGGGGAATGGCCGGCGCCCGCCACGGCATCACGCAACTGCTCACCCATGCCGGCGACGTCGTCTACGATTTCAGCCGCGATGCCCCCGAACCGCACCGCGCCGTCTCGGAACAGGCCGTCGCGTCGATGAATTCGATCATGGTCCAGATCCCCGAAACCGGCACCGCCCGCCGCGCGGCGCTGCCCAATATCCGCTCGGCCGGCAAGACCGGCACCACACAGGCTTATCGCGATGCCTGGTATGTCGGCTATACCGGCAATTATCTGGCCGCCGTCTGGCTCGGCAATGACGATTTCAGCCCCACGAACAACATGACCGGCGGCTCGGTTCCCGCCATGGTCTGGCAGCGGCTGATGGTTTACGCGCACCAGAACGTCGAGCTGAAGCCCATTCCCGGCATCAAGGATCCCTTCCTCAAGCTTCCGCCGGAAGCGGCCGTCGCCGATTCAGGCGCGGCGGGAGAAGGCCTGCAACAGGACAGCGAACGTCCGTCTCTCCTGACACCGCGCACGACGCGATATCTGGTCGGCCTGACCGAGGAGTTCAAGGCCGCGCCGCGCCTCCAGATGCCGCCTGAGCCGGAAGCGCTGTCCTCGCTCTGA
- a CDS encoding DUF1491 family protein: MRVTTDFWVSAIVRRAFSAGGFAAVERRGSSEAGAVLITQRDRLGETTLYGPAPQTSYDSAKPDDRMFAQMLKSTEPEAIRQRIEREMRFDPDVWLVELEVDDALFAELIAVTTP, from the coding sequence TTGCGGGTCACCACGGATTTCTGGGTTTCGGCCATCGTGCGGCGGGCATTTTCCGCCGGCGGATTCGCGGCTGTCGAGCGGCGCGGTTCGAGCGAAGCCGGTGCCGTGCTGATCACGCAGCGCGATCGGCTGGGCGAAACCACGCTCTACGGCCCGGCGCCGCAGACCAGCTATGACAGCGCGAAGCCCGACGACCGCATGTTCGCCCAGATGCTCAAATCGACGGAGCCGGAGGCCATTCGCCAGCGTATCGAACGCGAGATGCGCTTCGATCCGGATGTGTGGCTGGTCGAGCTGGAAGTGGACGACGCGCTCTTTGCCGAGCTGATCGCGGTCACGACGCCTTGA
- a CDS encoding TetR/AcrR family transcriptional regulator, protein MTTVANSFLVSTMKGNANLGGRPRSFDRDEAVKTAMRLFRRHGYEGVSIAMLTEAIGVAPPSLYAAFGKKADLYREALDRYAQENPVSMFSNGGQELSLAEAIDQMFRRAIRAVVNAPGAPGCMITTGLLGCHPDHSDLAKELVDRRAALCIRMSDELRQWLAEERAREAASFLCAVLQGIAVQARDGVDVAVLHTIAANARTSVAPEA, encoded by the coding sequence TTGACGACCGTCGCCAATAGTTTTTTAGTGTCCACTATGAAAGGAAACGCCAATTTGGGCGGGCGCCCGCGTAGTTTCGATCGAGACGAAGCCGTGAAGACGGCTATGCGTCTCTTTCGCCGGCACGGCTATGAGGGCGTTTCAATCGCAATGCTGACCGAGGCGATCGGTGTGGCTCCGCCGAGCCTCTACGCCGCGTTCGGCAAAAAGGCCGACCTTTATCGGGAAGCCCTGGACCGATATGCGCAAGAAAATCCCGTCTCGATGTTCTCGAATGGCGGTCAGGAACTCTCCTTGGCCGAGGCAATCGACCAAATGTTCCGACGGGCGATTCGGGCTGTCGTCAATGCGCCTGGCGCACCAGGATGTATGATTACAACCGGTCTTTTGGGTTGCCATCCCGACCATAGCGACCTTGCAAAAGAGCTCGTGGACAGGCGTGCGGCGCTCTGCATTCGCATGAGCGATGAACTTCGCCAGTGGCTCGCGGAAGAACGCGCTCGCGAGGCAGCGAGCTTTCTTTGTGCCGTTCTTCAGGGGATCGCTGTTCAAGCCCGTGACGGTGTCGATGTCGCCGTTCTACACACGATCGCCGCGAATGCCCGAACGTCCGTCGCACCAGAGGCCTGA
- a CDS encoding NAD(P)H-binding protein: MEQDKKALVLGATGGVGGSIAAALVRHGWQVRGMARNTTTARNAGPARVEWIEGDAMQQADVIRAAEGVSVIVHGVNPPNYANWEKLVLPMIDNTIAAAKAAGGARIVLPGTVYNYDPATTPVVYADTPQHPNNRKGMVRKALEQRLEQAAPDVPSLILRAGDFFGPGTRSSWFAQAMVAPGKPLRRIINPARGGGHSWAYLPDLAEAFARLIDMPDRLKPFEVLQFEGLFDHDGTQMVEAIRHAAGRRLSVYRFPWWLMRLAAPFGGLPREAAEIAQFWRRPLRFDNRRLVELLGSEPRTPLDDAVESALASLDCLDKPQHSQMSLAV; encoded by the coding sequence ATGGAACAGGACAAAAAAGCACTCGTGCTCGGAGCAACCGGCGGCGTCGGCGGCAGCATCGCCGCCGCCCTCGTCCGCCACGGCTGGCAGGTGCGCGGCATGGCCCGCAACACCACCACCGCACGCAATGCCGGCCCGGCGCGGGTCGAGTGGATCGAGGGCGACGCCATGCAGCAGGCCGACGTTATACGCGCCGCCGAAGGCGTCTCGGTCATCGTCCACGGGGTGAACCCGCCAAACTACGCCAATTGGGAGAAGCTCGTCCTTCCGATGATCGACAACACGATCGCGGCGGCCAAGGCGGCGGGCGGCGCGCGGATCGTTCTGCCAGGCACGGTCTACAACTACGATCCCGCCACCACGCCCGTCGTCTATGCCGACACGCCCCAGCACCCGAACAACCGCAAGGGCATGGTCCGCAAGGCGCTGGAGCAACGTCTCGAGCAGGCGGCGCCGGACGTACCGTCGCTGATCCTGCGGGCCGGCGATTTCTTCGGCCCCGGCACGCGTTCGAGCTGGTTCGCCCAGGCTATGGTCGCGCCCGGCAAGCCGTTGCGGCGCATTATCAATCCGGCCCGCGGCGGCGGTCATAGCTGGGCCTATCTGCCGGATCTCGCCGAAGCCTTCGCCCGGCTGATCGACATGCCTGACCGGCTGAAGCCTTTCGAGGTGCTGCAGTTCGAAGGGCTCTTCGACCACGACGGAACGCAGATGGTGGAGGCGATCCGCCACGCCGCCGGCCGCAGGCTTTCGGTCTACCGGTTCCCATGGTGGCTGATGCGCCTTGCCGCGCCATTCGGCGGCCTCCCCCGCGAGGCGGCCGAGATCGCGCAATTCTGGCGTCGGCCATTGCGGTTCGACAACCGTCGGCTGGTCGAGCTGCTCGGATCGGAGCCCCGCACCCCGCTCGACGACGCGGTCGAGAGCGCCCTCGCCTCGCTCGACTGCCTCGACAAGCCGCAGCATTCGCAAATGTCGCTGGCCGTCTGA
- a CDS encoding SufE family protein yields MSATIEAIREDFTFLDDWEERYRYIIELGGDLAPYPETARDEAHKVRGCVSQVWLHTTRGSGDDPALSFLGDSDAHIVKGLVAIVLALYSGRKASEIAQTDAEGTLRDLGLDEHLTPQRANGLRSMIRRIRDEAEAALSSATAG; encoded by the coding sequence ATGAGCGCCACGATCGAAGCCATCCGCGAAGACTTCACCTTCCTCGACGATTGGGAAGAGCGGTATCGCTATATCATCGAGCTCGGCGGCGACCTTGCCCCCTATCCTGAAACGGCCCGCGACGAGGCCCACAAGGTGCGCGGCTGCGTGAGCCAGGTCTGGCTCCACACCACACGCGGCTCCGGAGACGATCCGGCCCTGAGCTTCCTCGGCGATTCGGATGCCCATATCGTCAAAGGTCTGGTCGCGATCGTCCTCGCGCTCTATTCCGGCCGAAAAGCCTCTGAAATCGCGCAGACCGACGCCGAAGGCACGCTGCGGGATCTCGGCCTCGACGAGCACCTCACGCCGCAGCGCGCGAACGGGCTCCGCTCGATGATCCGCCGCATCCGCGACGAGGCGGAAGCGGCGCTGTCATCCGCGACGGCCGGCTGA
- a CDS encoding PAS domain-containing sensor histidine kinase, with amino-acid sequence MTAGCERLVHPSVNAADRVQHRRLICVLLAGPFVLAAAIAQTMVPAFGAAIALGALCATFGIGWLMALLVSRNGEMRIGGVAALILSSLVVGMGVQLSGGASGPLALLVAAIPLEAYWITRSRKVAGVAGGVAVLFAAAFALANGLPAGEASAWQWISPVLYGATLFARWAGSEASKDATAADAQANLPEHAFDAVVFRLNKGTDVETASSQAKDILRLEPDLLLGSGLFDRIHVADRVAFLCAAARVREDGEPQRCDVRVRMPMSTDGAGFYAPFEAEFVSVDGGAVLLLRDGSATAALRDALAEALDKAGATEVAKGRFLAAVSHELRTPLNAIIGFSDMLLHREISGDLAPKQVEHVSIIREAGNHLLSVVNAILDVSKIESGSYQIHAESFDLQPALDLCCAMLEPQATAKQVNLAARLPRDLGEVHGDPRAVQQILLNLVSNAIKFTPEGGSVTVNATRKADTIRIFVNDTGIGISGDDLERLGQPFMQVQNDYTRQFQGTGLGLSLVKGLVRLHGGTMSIESAPGLGTTVMIGLPTADTVMQNDDIVGISVPANEGKAGDRNGIALRKIA; translated from the coding sequence ATGACCGCAGGATGCGAGCGCCTGGTACACCCCTCGGTGAACGCCGCCGACCGCGTGCAGCATCGCAGGCTTATCTGCGTGCTTCTCGCCGGTCCGTTCGTGCTTGCCGCGGCGATCGCCCAGACCATGGTTCCCGCGTTCGGCGCGGCTATCGCGCTCGGTGCGCTGTGCGCGACCTTCGGGATCGGCTGGCTCATGGCTCTTCTCGTGTCGCGCAATGGCGAGATGCGCATCGGCGGCGTCGCGGCTCTCATACTCTCGTCTCTCGTCGTCGGCATGGGCGTCCAGCTTTCAGGCGGCGCGAGCGGACCGCTTGCCCTTCTGGTCGCCGCGATCCCGCTCGAAGCCTACTGGATCACGCGCTCGCGCAAGGTGGCGGGTGTCGCCGGCGGCGTCGCGGTTCTCTTCGCCGCGGCATTCGCGTTGGCAAATGGGTTGCCGGCAGGCGAGGCGAGCGCATGGCAATGGATTTCGCCGGTGCTCTACGGTGCCACGCTGTTTGCGCGTTGGGCCGGAAGCGAGGCGAGCAAGGATGCCACGGCAGCCGATGCTCAAGCCAACCTGCCCGAACATGCGTTCGACGCGGTCGTCTTTCGTCTGAACAAGGGCACCGACGTCGAGACGGCATCGTCGCAGGCTAAGGACATTCTCCGCCTGGAGCCTGACCTGCTGCTGGGGTCCGGCCTGTTCGACCGCATCCATGTTGCAGACAGGGTCGCATTCCTGTGTGCGGCGGCGCGCGTCCGTGAAGACGGCGAGCCGCAGCGTTGCGACGTCCGGGTCAGGATGCCCATGTCGACGGACGGCGCCGGCTTTTATGCGCCATTCGAGGCGGAATTCGTTTCCGTGGACGGCGGAGCGGTCCTGCTGCTGCGCGATGGAAGCGCGACAGCGGCTCTGCGCGATGCATTGGCCGAGGCGCTCGACAAGGCCGGCGCGACCGAGGTGGCGAAAGGGCGTTTCCTCGCGGCAGTCAGCCACGAACTGCGCACGCCGCTCAATGCGATCATCGGATTTTCCGACATGCTGCTGCATCGGGAAATCTCCGGCGACCTCGCGCCCAAGCAGGTCGAGCATGTCAGCATCATTCGCGAGGCCGGCAACCATCTGCTCTCGGTCGTGAACGCCATTCTGGACGTCTCGAAGATCGAATCCGGCTCCTATCAAATCCACGCGGAATCGTTCGATCTCCAGCCGGCGCTCGACCTGTGCTGTGCAATGCTGGAGCCGCAGGCTACCGCCAAGCAGGTCAATCTGGCCGCAAGGCTTCCGCGCGATCTGGGCGAGGTCCATGGCGACCCGCGGGCCGTGCAGCAAATCCTGCTGAACCTGGTCTCGAACGCGATCAAGTTCACGCCGGAAGGCGGCAGCGTCACCGTCAATGCGACACGCAAGGCGGACACGATCCGCATCTTCGTGAACGACACCGGCATCGGCATATCCGGCGACGATCTCGAGCGTCTCGGCCAGCCGTTCATGCAGGTGCAGAACGACTACACGCGCCAGTTCCAGGGCACGGGGCTCGGGCTCTCGCTCGTAAAGGGTCTCGTCCGGCTGCATGGCGGCACGATGAGCATCGAAAGCGCACCGGGGCTTGGCACGACCGTGATGATCGGTCTGCCGACAGCCGATACGGTGATGCAGAATGACGACATCGTCGGGATTTCGGTTCCGGCGAACGAAGGCAAGGCAGGGGACAGGAATGGCATCGCGCTCCGCAAAATCGCCTAA
- a CDS encoding DUF6220 domain-containing protein has product MENPHDTVTDMHRDLPGWFVWTARLLPIGIFAQFLSAGLGLFLNPDMLGLHGGVGTALSLPVLALLAGALLIRRLRGFGWWAGAVVLLYGVQVGLAAGAAPVPLSLHPANGALLLATSLVLLAKVERRRAPHPGSV; this is encoded by the coding sequence ATGGAAAACCCCCACGACACCGTCACCGACATGCACCGCGACCTGCCCGGTTGGTTCGTCTGGACCGCCCGGCTTCTGCCGATCGGAATTTTCGCGCAGTTCCTGAGCGCCGGCCTCGGCCTGTTTCTCAACCCGGACATGCTCGGCCTGCATGGCGGCGTCGGCACCGCCCTGTCGCTGCCGGTGCTCGCCCTCCTTGCCGGAGCCCTGCTGATCCGCCGCCTGCGTGGCTTCGGCTGGTGGGCAGGCGCGGTCGTGCTGCTCTACGGCGTGCAGGTCGGCCTGGCCGCTGGCGCCGCCCCGGTGCCGCTGTCGCTCCACCCGGCCAACGGCGCGCTGCTTCTGGCAACGAGCCTGGTCCTGCTGGCCAAGGTCGAGCGCCGCCGCGCCCCGCACCCGGGGAGTGTTTGA
- a CDS encoding DUF5330 domain-containing protein has translation MGFLIKSAFWLSLVLLLIPFGGSTADGERTVGPVEAFFAAKAAIGDMAGICERQPHVCEIGRSAFTTIGIRAKEGARLAYGVLDEQFGETAATQEPIHTGSVELPQDVVLPVADVAPQAQ, from the coding sequence ATGGGTTTTCTGATCAAATCCGCGTTCTGGCTTTCACTGGTGCTGCTGCTGATTCCGTTCGGCGGCAGTACGGCGGACGGCGAGCGGACCGTCGGTCCTGTCGAGGCGTTCTTCGCCGCCAAGGCGGCGATCGGCGACATGGCCGGCATCTGCGAGCGTCAGCCCCATGTGTGCGAGATCGGTCGGTCCGCGTTCACGACGATCGGCATCCGCGCAAAGGAAGGCGCACGCCTCGCCTATGGCGTGCTTGATGAGCAGTTCGGCGAAACGGCAGCGACGCAGGAGCCGATCCACACCGGTTCCGTCGAGTTGCCGCAGGACGTGGTCCTGCCGGTCGCGGACGTCGCGCCGCAGGCTCAATAG
- a CDS encoding LysR family transcriptional regulator, with translation MSKAVAWDDQRIFLAVLEEGSLSAAARRLGLSHPTVRSRIEALEAELGTVLFTRSVNGLTPTETAETLRDPARAMAMASDLFVRQASAPSGEAAGTVRISVPEFMGVEVIPAMLVRLREMHPAIRIELSLSNAPADLLAQEVDVAVRTVQPKQEALVARKVASIPLGLFASPSYVERRGSPASLADMASHDIIGPDRSRSDLAVAEKLGPAFSRDRLVLRTDSHPAQLAAARAGLGISAAQVPVGEADPRLVRILPDFTFFMLDTWIVTHENLARVPRVRAVFDSLVESFRMGGRR, from the coding sequence ATGAGCAAAGCGGTTGCCTGGGACGATCAGCGGATATTTCTGGCGGTGCTGGAGGAGGGCAGCCTTTCGGCCGCGGCGCGGCGGCTCGGCCTGTCGCATCCCACGGTGCGCAGCCGCATCGAGGCGTTGGAAGCGGAGTTGGGGACGGTTCTCTTCACCCGATCGGTGAACGGGCTGACCCCGACCGAAACCGCCGAGACACTGCGCGATCCGGCACGCGCCATGGCGATGGCGTCGGATTTGTTCGTCCGGCAGGCATCCGCGCCGAGTGGCGAGGCGGCAGGCACGGTGCGCATCAGCGTGCCGGAATTCATGGGGGTCGAGGTCATTCCGGCGATGCTCGTACGGCTGCGCGAGATGCATCCGGCGATCCGGATCGAATTGTCGCTGAGCAATGCACCGGCGGACCTGCTGGCGCAGGAAGTCGATGTCGCGGTGCGGACGGTGCAGCCGAAGCAGGAGGCGTTGGTGGCGCGCAAGGTCGCTTCGATCCCGCTCGGCCTGTTCGCATCACCAAGCTATGTCGAGCGGCGGGGCAGTCCGGCCAGCCTTGCCGATATGGCGAGCCATGACATCATCGGGCCTGACCGGAGCCGGAGCGATCTTGCGGTCGCGGAGAAGCTCGGTCCCGCCTTTTCGCGTGACCGTCTGGTGTTGCGAACCGACAGCCACCCGGCGCAACTGGCCGCTGCCCGCGCCGGTCTCGGCATCTCCGCCGCGCAGGTGCCGGTCGGCGAGGCCGACCCGCGACTGGTCCGCATCCTGCCGGACTTCACCTTCTTCATGCTGGATACCTGGATCGTCACCCACGAGAACCTGGCGCGGGTTCCGCGCGTGCGGGCGGTGTTCGATTCGCTGGTGGAGTCGTTCAGGATGGGGGGACGGCGGTGA
- a CDS encoding DUF1214 domain-containing protein: protein MQAPTAPSAMFKTIFLTALTLAIALGGGAGSVWLALERNFGFGTVSIGGWTAYPSRGTASADPYTKARFSREADLALGQGEGLTFFATRDAAGNILRFECDYRLEGSLPPARFWTLHVRDSDGVVSRPDGDRADALHSYALLRDQDNAVTTTVSRFPAPGNWLATKGTGEMLLVLTLYDTSIASSARIEEVELPRVVPQGCQ from the coding sequence TTGCAGGCGCCGACAGCACCGAGCGCGATGTTCAAGACGATCTTCCTGACAGCCCTGACACTTGCGATCGCGCTGGGCGGCGGGGCGGGCAGCGTTTGGCTGGCGCTTGAGCGAAATTTCGGATTCGGTACCGTCTCGATCGGCGGCTGGACCGCCTATCCGTCGCGCGGCACGGCGTCTGCCGATCCCTACACGAAGGCGCGGTTCTCGCGCGAAGCGGATCTCGCCCTCGGGCAAGGCGAAGGGCTGACTTTCTTCGCCACGCGCGACGCGGCCGGCAATATCTTGCGCTTCGAGTGCGACTACCGCCTCGAAGGCAGCCTGCCGCCGGCGCGTTTCTGGACGCTTCACGTGCGCGACAGCGACGGCGTTGTCTCGCGCCCGGATGGCGACCGGGCCGACGCGCTCCATTCCTACGCACTGCTGCGCGACCAAGACAACGCGGTGACGACGACGGTGTCGCGCTTTCCCGCGCCCGGCAACTGGCTTGCCACGAAGGGCACGGGTGAAATGCTGCTCGTCCTGACGCTCTACGACACATCGATCGCCAGCAGCGCCCGCATCGAAGAGGTCGAGCTGCCCCGCGTTGTTCCGCAGGGCTGCCAATGA
- a CDS encoding DUF6456 domain-containing protein, translated as METASGRETVTVNAAESPLGLLRRYRTKQGSPFLSLREFDAGERLRADYSRGQIMPRMGVNWGAVSATGRGSGDRNGIADLTDAALSARLRVEHAIDAVGPELSGVLIDVCCFLKGLERVETERHWPARSAKLILKSALGVLARHYEPPRKTTRKADAILHWGTADYRPSLG; from the coding sequence ATGGAGACGGCCAGCGGCCGTGAGACCGTGACCGTCAACGCGGCGGAATCGCCGCTGGGCCTTTTGCGGCGTTACCGCACGAAACAGGGTTCGCCGTTTCTGAGCCTGCGCGAGTTCGATGCAGGCGAGCGGCTGCGCGCCGACTACAGCCGCGGGCAGATCATGCCCCGCATGGGCGTCAATTGGGGCGCGGTGAGTGCCACGGGGCGGGGCTCAGGCGACAGGAACGGCATTGCCGACCTGACGGATGCGGCACTCTCCGCGCGGTTACGGGTCGAGCATGCGATCGATGCAGTCGGCCCGGAACTGTCCGGCGTGCTGATCGACGTCTGCTGCTTCCTGAAGGGGCTTGAGCGCGTGGAGACGGAACGTCATTGGCCGGCGCGCTCGGCGAAGCTGATCCTCAAATCTGCTCTCGGCGTTCTCGCGCGCCACTATGAGCCGCCGCGCAAGACCACACGCAAGGCGGATGCGATCCTGCATTGGGGGACGGCGGACTACCGACCGAGTTTGGGCTAG
- a CDS encoding peptidoglycan-binding domain-containing protein: MASRSAKSPKRRKPENRYEDEGGIGAFLAKHRFAVGGTTAFAVAFAYVAANAIWYQPHAHGGAFFATRPSPVAVAPAAGAGEMNVADSNVETVIKLEREAPVEERLAALETPPVTPQPRVDPAQVPIPAPSSTTETSGALAGNGDAVVQDVQRILAELNLYDGKVDGLTGPQTRGAIENYRRIVGLTVSADIDDQLLSQLGATPRTESRSPPLPQGSPGTDMIETSSSGASADPMIMKIQAGLKAFGNEGIDIDGVVGSRTKSAIVEFQSLFGLPETGQPDEALYAKMREIGLTN, encoded by the coding sequence ATGGCATCGCGCTCCGCAAAATCGCCTAAGCGGCGCAAACCGGAGAACCGGTACGAGGACGAGGGCGGAATCGGCGCGTTCCTCGCCAAACACCGCTTCGCCGTGGGCGGCACGACCGCCTTTGCGGTGGCGTTCGCCTATGTCGCCGCCAATGCGATCTGGTATCAGCCGCACGCCCATGGCGGCGCGTTCTTCGCGACGCGCCCGAGCCCGGTGGCAGTCGCTCCAGCGGCTGGTGCAGGGGAAATGAATGTCGCGGATTCAAACGTCGAGACGGTCATAAAGCTCGAACGCGAAGCGCCGGTCGAAGAACGGCTTGCGGCACTCGAGACGCCGCCCGTGACGCCACAGCCGCGTGTCGATCCGGCGCAGGTGCCGATCCCCGCTCCGTCGTCCACGACGGAAACGTCAGGCGCGTTGGCCGGCAACGGTGACGCGGTCGTGCAGGATGTGCAACGGATCCTGGCCGAGCTGAACCTCTATGACGGCAAGGTGGATGGTCTGACCGGCCCGCAGACGCGGGGAGCCATCGAGAACTATCGGCGGATCGTGGGCCTCACCGTCTCGGCGGATATCGACGACCAGCTTCTGAGCCAGTTGGGCGCGACGCCGCGCACGGAAAGCAGGTCTCCGCCCTTGCCGCAGGGATCGCCCGGCACGGACATGATCGAGACGTCCTCGTCGGGCGCGAGTGCCGATCCGATGATCATGAAGATCCAGGCGGGCCTGAAAGCATTCGGCAATGAGGGCATCGATATCGACGGTGTCGTGGGCTCGCGCACGAAATCCGCGATCGTCGAGTTCCAGTCGCTGTTCGGCCTGCCCGAAACAGGGCAGCCTGACGAAGCGCTTTATGCCAAGATGCGCGAAATCGGCTTGACGAACTGA
- a CDS encoding DUF1254 domain-containing protein, with protein sequence MTRIVHAILLGLIGAGVVHIAVLLMVPSYSERDAWSAISQQSNYYTVTRLDPPGSAPLIGSLDPLFSAVACRFDLTEGVVRLHGTGSAPYWSISVYDRTGQNIFSLNDRSSSQGALDFVIADDVQMVELRNALPAAFDRSVFVEANIEEGIVVARAFVPDESWEKTVGDYLQGITCTLH encoded by the coding sequence ATGACCAGGATCGTTCACGCCATCCTTCTCGGCCTGATCGGGGCGGGCGTCGTCCACATCGCTGTGCTGCTCATGGTGCCAAGCTATTCCGAGCGCGATGCATGGTCGGCGATTTCGCAGCAGAGCAACTATTACACCGTCACCCGCCTCGATCCGCCCGGCAGCGCGCCGCTCATCGGATCGCTGGACCCGCTGTTCAGCGCGGTCGCCTGCCGCTTCGATCTCACCGAGGGTGTCGTGCGCCTGCACGGAACCGGCAGCGCGCCCTACTGGTCGATCTCGGTCTACGATCGCACCGGCCAGAACATCTTCAGCCTCAACGACCGGTCATCGTCGCAAGGCGCGCTCGATTTCGTCATCGCCGACGACGTGCAGATGGTGGAACTGCGCAATGCGCTTCCGGCTGCGTTCGACCGATCCGTGTTCGTCGAGGCGAACATCGAGGAAGGGATCGTCGTCGCGCGTGCCTTCGTGCCGGACGAAAGCTGGGAGAAGACCGTGGGTGACTATCTCCAGGGCATCACCTGCACCCTGCACTGA